Proteins encoded within one genomic window of Amycolatopsis nigrescens CSC17Ta-90:
- the glp gene encoding gephyrin-like molybdotransferase Glp gives MTEPTPEPAEITGTGQDPEFRSVAAQIALALDAAVRPRPVRVAISEAQGLLCAEEVIAEHALPGFDQAAVDGYAVRSVDVRTAGQEEIQLPVVGEIPAGSRQPRRLQPGQAVRVATGAPLPTLADAVVPTAYTDGHHAKVTVNRAVPSAGYVRRTGEDVQIGDVAVRKGDTIGSAQVGLLAAVGRAKVLVYPRPRVSIVSVGDELVDVDRAPSVGQVYDVNSYALAAAARDAGAEVNRVGIVPTDPKRLREVVEGRLLMSEIVVVAGGAGGSAGDEVHAALSDLGRIDLTRVAMHPGSVQGFGRLGPDSVPTFLIPGNPMSALVVFEVLIRPLIRAARGTRNPHRRMVGARLLSPITSTKGRKGFLRGQLLRDEGNGEYLVQPLGTSGAHLLASLAEANCLVNVDEDLTEVAAGEQVKVTFLAQRG, from the coding sequence ATGACCGAACCGACCCCCGAGCCCGCCGAGATCACCGGAACCGGGCAAGACCCCGAGTTCCGGTCCGTGGCGGCGCAGATCGCGCTCGCGCTGGACGCCGCGGTGCGTCCACGGCCGGTCCGGGTGGCCATTTCGGAGGCGCAGGGCCTGCTCTGCGCCGAAGAGGTGATCGCCGAACACGCGCTGCCCGGTTTCGACCAGGCGGCCGTGGACGGCTACGCGGTGCGCAGCGTGGACGTGCGCACCGCGGGGCAGGAAGAGATCCAGCTGCCGGTGGTCGGCGAGATCCCGGCCGGCTCCCGGCAGCCGCGGCGGCTGCAGCCCGGCCAGGCGGTCCGGGTGGCCACCGGCGCGCCGCTGCCGACGCTGGCGGACGCCGTGGTGCCCACCGCCTACACCGACGGCCACCACGCCAAGGTGACGGTGAACCGCGCAGTGCCCTCCGCCGGGTACGTCCGCCGGACCGGCGAGGACGTGCAGATCGGTGACGTGGCGGTGCGCAAGGGCGACACCATCGGCTCGGCGCAGGTGGGGCTGCTGGCCGCGGTCGGCAGGGCCAAGGTGCTGGTCTATCCGAGGCCGCGGGTGTCCATCGTGTCCGTCGGCGACGAGTTGGTGGACGTCGACCGGGCGCCCTCGGTTGGCCAGGTCTACGACGTCAACTCCTACGCGCTGGCCGCGGCGGCCAGGGACGCAGGTGCCGAGGTGAACCGGGTCGGCATCGTGCCCACCGATCCGAAGCGGCTGCGCGAGGTCGTCGAGGGCCGGTTGCTGATGTCCGAGATCGTGGTGGTCGCGGGCGGGGCGGGCGGCAGCGCCGGCGACGAGGTGCACGCCGCGCTCTCCGACCTCGGCCGGATCGATCTGACCAGGGTCGCCATGCACCCGGGTTCGGTGCAGGGCTTCGGCAGGCTGGGGCCGGATTCGGTGCCGACCTTCCTGATCCCGGGCAACCCGATGAGCGCGCTGGTGGTGTTCGAGGTACTGATCCGGCCGTTGATCAGGGCGGCCCGCGGCACCCGCAACCCGCATCGCCGGATGGTCGGCGCCCGGCTGCTTTCGCCCATCACCTCCACCAAGGGGCGCAAGGGTTTCCTGCGCGGGCAGCTGCTGCGGGACGAGGGCAACGGGGAGTACCTGGTGCAGCCGCTCGGCACGTCCGGAGCACACCTGCTGGCCTCCCTCGCCGAGGCGAACTGCCTGGTCAATGTGGACGAGGATCTGACCGAAGTGGCGGCGGGTGAGCAGGTCAAGGTCACTTTCCTGGCCCAGCGAGGGTAG
- a CDS encoding MogA/MoaB family molybdenum cofactor biosynthesis protein: MERSAQRLGRALVVIVDDRAAHGEHEDTAGPLVTELLEEAGFIVDGVVVVHGETVAIRNALNTAVIGGVDLVITVGGTGVLPRDVTPDATAGVLDRPIPGIGEALRSSGLAAGAVDAGISRGLVGVSGSTLVVNLAGSRAAVRDGMATLSSLVPHVIDELSVLDNA, translated from the coding sequence ATGGAACGGAGTGCACAACGGCTTGGCCGCGCCCTTGTGGTGATCGTCGACGACCGCGCGGCGCACGGTGAGCATGAGGACACCGCTGGCCCGCTGGTCACCGAACTGCTGGAGGAAGCCGGCTTCATCGTGGACGGCGTCGTGGTGGTGCACGGCGAGACCGTGGCCATCCGCAACGCGCTGAACACCGCGGTGATCGGCGGCGTGGATCTGGTGATCACCGTGGGCGGCACCGGTGTGCTGCCGCGTGACGTCACGCCGGACGCCACCGCCGGCGTGCTGGACCGCCCGATCCCCGGGATCGGCGAGGCGCTGCGCTCCTCCGGCCTCGCCGCCGGAGCCGTGGACGCCGGGATCTCGCGCGGCCTGGTCGGGGTCTCCGGCAGCACGCTCGTGGTCAACCTCGCCGGCTCGCGAGCGGCCGTGCGCGACGGCATGGCCACCCTGTCCTCGCTGGTGCCGCACGTCATCGACGAGCTGTCCGTGCTGGACAACGCCTAG
- a CDS encoding sensor histidine kinase, translated as MIESGESFDDLLTHVWHILPLALAFALPVALLGGLVLFWLRRGSLASTMTVLVLIPVLATLVGVLGVSGFMFTTALTTMLIVCLLVALITVPAAIVLGRAIALRSVWEREARSRERAAEASRRELVAWISHDLRSPLAGIQAMAEALADGIVSEPGEVAGYAQRISGETTRLSGMVGDLFELSRITAGALQLTLSAVPLRDVVSDALAAQTPVAERKKVRVLASENGQPVVAGSDPELARVVRNLVSNAIRHTPPDGTVAVQIGIDGGDALLAVDDSCGGIPEDELPRVFDVAFRGTQARTPDRSGTTSGGGLGLAITKGLVEAHRGRIGVHNHGPGCRFEVRLPLA; from the coding sequence ATGATCGAGTCCGGCGAGTCCTTCGACGACCTGCTCACGCATGTCTGGCACATCCTGCCGCTGGCGCTGGCCTTCGCGCTGCCGGTCGCGCTGCTCGGCGGGCTGGTGCTGTTCTGGCTGCGGCGGGGGTCGCTGGCCAGCACGATGACCGTGCTGGTGCTGATCCCGGTGCTGGCCACCCTTGTCGGCGTGCTCGGCGTCAGCGGGTTCATGTTCACCACGGCGTTGACCACGATGCTGATCGTCTGCCTGCTGGTCGCGTTGATCACCGTGCCGGCCGCGATCGTGCTCGGCAGGGCGATCGCCCTGCGCAGTGTCTGGGAACGGGAGGCCCGGAGCCGGGAACGGGCCGCCGAGGCCTCCCGCCGCGAGCTGGTGGCCTGGATCAGCCACGACCTGCGCAGCCCGCTGGCCGGGATACAGGCGATGGCCGAGGCGCTGGCCGACGGGATCGTCTCCGAACCCGGGGAAGTCGCCGGGTACGCGCAGCGGATCAGCGGCGAGACCACCCGCCTGTCCGGCATGGTCGGGGACCTGTTCGAACTGTCCAGGATCACCGCCGGCGCCCTGCAGCTCACCTTGTCCGCGGTACCGCTGCGGGATGTGGTCAGCGACGCGCTGGCCGCGCAGACCCCGGTCGCGGAGCGGAAGAAGGTGCGCGTGCTGGCCAGCGAGAACGGGCAGCCGGTGGTGGCGGGCAGCGACCCCGAGCTGGCCAGGGTGGTGCGGAACCTGGTGTCCAACGCGATCCGGCACACCCCGCCGGACGGCACGGTCGCGGTGCAGATCGGTATCGACGGCGGCGACGCGCTGCTCGCCGTGGACGACTCGTGCGGCGGGATCCCGGAGGACGAACTGCCCAGGGTCTTCGACGTGGCCTTCCGCGGCACCCAGGCGCGCACCCCGGACCGCAGCGGCACCACCTCCGGCGGCGGCCTCGGCCTCGCCATCACGAAGGGCCTGGTGGAGGCGCACCGCGGTCGGATCGGCGTGCACAACCACGGCCCCGGCTGCCGGTTCGAAGTCCGCCTCCCCCTCGCCTGA
- a CDS encoding UTP--glucose-1-phosphate uridylyltransferase, protein MTGAASTQTFRTAIVPAAGLGTRFLPATKAVPKELLPVVDTPGIELVATEAAESGAERLVIVTSPGKESVVNYFRPAPELESALERKGKTALLEKIRRGPALLDVEVAIQKEALGLGHAVAQAEPNLTDADEAVAVLLPDDLVLPSGVLSRMSAVRAEYGGSVLCAFDIPKEQISPYGVFDVTDTADPDVKQVHGMVEKPAPEDAPSTFAAAGRYLLDRAIFDALRRITPGSGGELQLTDAVALLIKEGHPVHIVVHHGDRHDLGNPGGFLRAAVDFALDDPEYGPALRTWLTDRIEKP, encoded by the coding sequence ATGACGGGCGCCGCATCAACCCAGACGTTCCGAACCGCGATCGTGCCGGCCGCAGGCCTCGGCACGCGTTTCCTGCCGGCCACCAAAGCCGTGCCCAAGGAGCTCCTACCGGTGGTGGACACCCCAGGCATCGAGCTGGTGGCCACCGAAGCCGCGGAGTCCGGGGCCGAACGGCTGGTGATAGTCACCTCACCCGGCAAGGAGTCCGTGGTCAACTACTTCCGTCCCGCACCCGAGCTGGAATCGGCACTGGAGCGCAAGGGCAAGACCGCACTTCTGGAGAAGATCCGCCGCGGGCCGGCGCTGCTCGACGTCGAGGTCGCCATCCAGAAGGAGGCCCTCGGTCTCGGGCACGCGGTCGCGCAGGCCGAGCCCAACCTGACCGACGCCGACGAAGCCGTCGCCGTACTGCTGCCGGATGACCTCGTGCTGCCTTCGGGGGTGCTCTCCCGGATGTCCGCGGTGCGGGCCGAGTACGGCGGCAGCGTGCTGTGCGCGTTCGACATCCCCAAGGAGCAGATCTCGCCGTACGGCGTGTTCGACGTGACCGACACCGCGGACCCGGACGTCAAGCAGGTGCACGGCATGGTGGAGAAGCCGGCGCCGGAGGACGCGCCCTCCACCTTCGCCGCGGCCGGCCGCTACCTGCTGGACCGCGCGATCTTCGACGCGCTGCGCCGGATCACCCCCGGCTCCGGCGGCGAGCTGCAGCTCACCGACGCGGTGGCGCTGCTGATCAAGGAAGGCCACCCCGTGCACATCGTGGTGCACCACGGCGACCGGCACGACCTCGGCAACCCCGGGGGTTTCCTGCGTGCCGCGGTGGACTTCGCGCTGGACGACCCGGAGTACGGCCCGGCGCTGCGGACCTGGCTGACCGACCGAATCGAGAAGCCCTGA
- a CDS encoding 5-formyltetrahydrofolate cyclo-ligase gives MHACGNEHPGKAEWRATLLASRSAVPPDLRAAEAAALAEAAAGLVFGAIVGAYLPFGTEPGSTALLDALRDSGAQVLLPIVPPTPGALDWAAYDGPATLVEGKFRGLLEPSGRRLGTAAIGAASLVLVPALAVDRSGVRLGRGAGYYDRSLGFAAPDSALVAVVRDAELVDRLPAEPHDLRMTGALTPGGGLTKLPSS, from the coding sequence GTGCACGCTTGCGGCAATGAGCACCCCGGCAAGGCGGAGTGGCGAGCCACGCTGCTCGCATCGAGGTCGGCGGTACCGCCGGACCTGCGCGCAGCCGAGGCCGCCGCGCTGGCCGAGGCGGCGGCCGGGCTGGTTTTCGGCGCCATCGTGGGCGCCTACCTGCCGTTCGGCACCGAACCGGGGTCCACGGCGCTGCTGGACGCCCTCCGCGACAGCGGCGCACAGGTACTGCTGCCGATCGTGCCACCGACGCCGGGCGCGCTGGACTGGGCCGCCTACGACGGCCCGGCCACCCTGGTCGAAGGCAAGTTCCGCGGGCTGCTGGAGCCGTCCGGCCGGCGGCTCGGGACGGCCGCGATCGGCGCCGCGAGCCTGGTGCTGGTGCCGGCGCTGGCGGTGGACCGGTCCGGCGTCCGGCTGGGCAGGGGCGCCGGCTACTACGACCGCTCGCTCGGTTTCGCCGCCCCGGACTCCGCGCTGGTCGCGGTGGTGCGGGACGCCGAGCTGGTCGACCGGCTGCCCGCCGAGCCGCATGATCTCCGGATGACCGGCGCGCTCACGCCCGGCGGAGGTCTGACAAAGCTGCCGTCTAGTTGA
- a CDS encoding NAD-dependent epimerase/dehydratase family protein, with protein MRVLVTGGAGFIGSQIADQLAASGDEPVLLDSLLPSAHGPVGAPDYTSAHRFVRGDVRDAGLLRELLTEVDAVCHQAAVVGHGVDPSDAPSYALQNDYGTAVLLAEMYAAGVSELVLASSMVVYGEGRYSCPDHGIVPPAPRRQSDVDQGRFEPCCRRCGGELVSELVPEDAPLLPRSTYAATKLAQEHLAGAWARQTGGTVWAMRYHNVYGPRMPQNTPYAGVASLFRSALLRGEAPTVLEDGNQRRDFVHVHDVARANLLALRTAGESGELIPVNICSGTPHTVGELATELAAACGGPAPVVLGGARPADVRHVVADPARAERLLGFTARTGFTEGIAAFATDRLRDPVPA; from the coding sequence GTGCGAGTTCTCGTGACCGGCGGCGCCGGTTTCATCGGTTCCCAGATCGCCGACCAGCTGGCCGCGTCCGGGGACGAACCGGTGCTGCTGGACAGCCTGCTGCCCTCGGCACACGGCCCGGTCGGCGCGCCGGACTACACCTCGGCGCACCGGTTCGTGCGGGGCGACGTCCGCGACGCCGGGCTGCTGCGCGAGTTGCTGACCGAAGTGGACGCGGTCTGCCACCAGGCGGCCGTGGTCGGGCACGGTGTGGACCCATCGGACGCGCCTTCGTACGCGCTGCAGAACGACTACGGCACCGCGGTGCTGCTCGCCGAGATGTACGCGGCCGGGGTGTCCGAGCTGGTGCTGGCCTCGTCCATGGTCGTCTACGGCGAGGGCCGCTATTCCTGCCCTGACCACGGCATCGTGCCACCGGCCCCGCGCCGGCAGTCCGATGTGGACCAGGGCAGGTTCGAGCCGTGCTGCCGGCGGTGCGGCGGCGAACTGGTCTCCGAACTGGTGCCCGAGGACGCGCCGCTGCTGCCGCGCAGCACCTACGCCGCCACCAAGCTGGCGCAGGAGCATCTGGCGGGCGCCTGGGCGAGGCAGACCGGCGGCACGGTCTGGGCGATGCGCTACCACAACGTGTACGGGCCGCGTATGCCGCAGAACACGCCGTATGCCGGGGTCGCGTCGTTGTTCCGGTCGGCGCTGCTGCGCGGCGAAGCGCCCACAGTGCTCGAGGACGGCAACCAGCGCCGCGACTTCGTCCACGTGCACGACGTGGCGCGGGCGAACCTGCTCGCCCTGCGCACCGCCGGGGAGTCCGGCGAGCTGATCCCGGTGAACATCTGCTCCGGTACCCCGCACACGGTCGGCGAGCTGGCCACCGAGTTGGCCGCTGCCTGCGGCGGGCCGGCCCCGGTGGTGCTGGGCGGCGCCCGCCCGGCGGACGTGCGGCACGTGGTCGCCGACCCCGCGCGGGCCGAGCGGCTGCTCGGCTTCACCGCGCGCACCGGCTTCACCGAGGGCATCGCCGCGTTCGCCACCGACCGGCTGCGCGACCCCGTCCCCGCCTGA
- a CDS encoding GNAT family N-acetyltransferase → MAQRVQGSTYDMESRHPGWPARLGGLAVPAGVVEVRPVRLRDGRDWSRVRLRDRGHLEKWEPTAPGTWTDRNAFWSWPPQWAALRSLARRGQCMPFTITLDGEFAGQITVGNVIRGSLRSAWVGYWVSSSAVGGGVATAAVALVADHVFTLAGLHRLEATVRPENQASLRVLAKVGFRQEGLFQRYLDVAGDWRDHLCFAVTVEEIGDGLAARLIAAGRASRV, encoded by the coding sequence ATGGCCCAGCGGGTGCAGGGTTCGACCTACGACATGGAGAGCAGGCATCCCGGCTGGCCGGCCAGGCTGGGCGGGCTGGCGGTGCCGGCCGGGGTGGTCGAGGTGCGGCCAGTGCGGCTACGCGACGGCCGCGACTGGAGCCGGGTCCGGTTGCGCGACCGCGGCCACCTGGAGAAATGGGAACCCACCGCGCCGGGGACTTGGACCGACCGCAACGCGTTCTGGTCGTGGCCGCCGCAGTGGGCCGCGCTGCGCTCGCTGGCCAGGCGCGGGCAGTGCATGCCGTTCACGATCACCCTCGACGGCGAGTTCGCCGGGCAGATCACCGTGGGCAACGTGATCAGGGGCTCGCTGCGTTCGGCATGGGTCGGTTATTGGGTGTCCTCCTCGGCGGTCGGCGGCGGGGTGGCCACGGCCGCGGTGGCGCTGGTCGCGGACCACGTGTTCACGCTCGCCGGGCTGCACCGGCTGGAGGCCACCGTGCGGCCGGAGAACCAGGCCAGCCTGCGGGTGCTGGCGAAGGTGGGGTTCCGGCAGGAGGGCCTGTTCCAGCGCTATCTGGACGTCGCCGGGGACTGGCGCGACCACCTGTGTTTCGCGGTCACCGTGGAGGAGATCGGGGACGGGCTGGCGGCCAGGCTGATAGCAGCAGGCCGCGCTTCGCGTGTCTGA
- a CDS encoding FmdB family zinc ribbon protein yields the protein MPTYQYACKDCGHRFEAVQSFSDASLTECPQCTGTLRKLFGSVGVIFKGSGFYRNDSRSDAKSGSTAASSTNGGDSKTADSSSSNSSSSSSSSSDSGKSGKSDSSSSSANSSSSSSTPTKTSAAAP from the coding sequence GTGCCCACCTACCAGTACGCCTGCAAGGACTGCGGCCACCGCTTCGAAGCGGTGCAGTCGTTTTCCGATGCGAGCCTGACCGAGTGCCCGCAGTGCACCGGGACGCTGCGCAAGCTGTTCGGCTCCGTCGGCGTCATCTTCAAGGGCAGCGGCTTCTATCGCAATGACTCCCGTTCCGACGCGAAGTCGGGCAGCACCGCGGCGAGCAGCACCAACGGCGGTGACAGCAAGACGGCCGACTCTTCGTCGTCGAACTCGTCCAGCTCTTCGAGTTCATCGAGCGACTCGGGCAAGTCCGGCAAATCGGACTCCAGCTCTTCGAGTGCGAACTCTTCATCCTCCTCCAGCACCCCGACAAAAACCTCTGCCGCGGCTCCCTGA
- the mscL gene encoding large-conductance mechanosensitive channel protein MscL, translating to MIKGFKDFLMRGNVVDLAVAVVIGTAFTAIVTAFTNGLVKPLINAIGGSDAAKGLGYQIFAGNDATFLDFGGVINAVVNFVIIAAVVYFAIVLPVQKVQERRKRGKEAGPSEPTDVELLTEIRDLLRQQQGGASATRSDGRH from the coding sequence GTGATCAAGGGTTTCAAGGACTTCCTGATGCGCGGCAACGTCGTCGACCTCGCGGTAGCGGTGGTCATCGGCACCGCCTTCACCGCCATCGTCACCGCCTTCACGAACGGCCTGGTCAAACCGTTGATCAACGCCATCGGTGGTTCCGACGCGGCGAAGGGGCTCGGCTACCAGATCTTCGCCGGTAACGACGCCACGTTCCTGGACTTCGGCGGGGTGATCAACGCGGTGGTCAACTTCGTGATCATCGCGGCGGTGGTCTACTTCGCCATCGTGCTGCCGGTGCAGAAGGTTCAGGAACGCCGCAAGCGCGGCAAGGAGGCCGGGCCGTCCGAGCCGACCGACGTGGAACTGCTCACCGAGATCCGCGACCTGCTCCGCCAGCAGCAGGGAGGTGCCTCCGCGACCCGCAGCGACGGCCGGCACTAA
- the glpR gene encoding gephyrin-like molybdotransferase receptor GlpR produces the protein MPSSLIIVALAAAWLVVLVPMIARKRQEIARTTDSALAARVVRSGSARAAERGEFAMSETGKPEAEDDDLADPEDLEAELDAELEELEAELDEPAPARPPREEREGSRRYRPGRGGFDPEAAEIAARAKYVHRQRVVLGLIIAAIVSAVVAGFVWSTAWWAHGAIDAGLVCYLGYLRRQVRIEDGIRERRLARYNGGGAEPARPGRRAPESDDGHPDDVEVVAESRRELVGSERKPSPTSRLRRQAVVVDLDDEDPAFHELDEPGQQSFRRASGE, from the coding sequence ATGCCCAGTTCGTTGATCATCGTCGCGCTGGCGGCAGCGTGGCTCGTCGTCCTTGTGCCCATGATCGCTCGCAAACGCCAGGAGATCGCGCGGACCACCGACTCCGCACTGGCCGCGAGGGTCGTGCGAAGCGGGAGTGCGCGCGCCGCCGAGCGAGGGGAGTTCGCCATGTCCGAGACCGGCAAACCAGAAGCCGAGGACGACGATCTGGCCGATCCCGAAGACCTTGAGGCCGAACTAGACGCGGAGCTGGAAGAGCTCGAGGCCGAACTCGACGAACCCGCGCCGGCCCGCCCGCCTCGCGAGGAGCGCGAAGGCAGCCGTAGGTACCGACCCGGCCGGGGTGGCTTCGACCCGGAGGCCGCGGAGATCGCCGCCCGCGCCAAGTACGTGCACCGCCAGCGGGTGGTGCTCGGGCTGATCATCGCCGCGATCGTCTCCGCGGTGGTCGCCGGCTTCGTCTGGTCGACCGCATGGTGGGCACACGGCGCGATCGACGCCGGGCTGGTCTGCTACCTGGGCTACCTGCGCCGGCAGGTGCGCATCGAGGACGGGATCCGCGAGCGCCGGCTCGCCAGGTACAACGGCGGTGGCGCGGAACCCGCCCGCCCCGGCCGCCGCGCGCCCGAAAGCGACGACGGTCACCCCGACGATGTCGAAGTGGTCGCCGAAAGCCGCCGTGAGCTGGTCGGATCCGAGCGCAAACCCTCGCCGACCTCCCGCCTCCGACGCCAGGCCGTGGTCGTCGACCTCGACGACGAGGACCCCGCGTTCCACGAGTTGGACGAACCGGGGCAGCAATCCTTCCGGCGGGCGTCCGGCGAGTAA
- a CDS encoding SAF domain-containing protein codes for MDLSELPRSAMAWWQRRWPRIRGRPLLLFRRGLAVALLLASAFVAVLPASAGDDPGLPALVSSRDLPAGRTLTAEDLRVVSMPAPLRPEGAFTEPAAVLGRLLTGAARTGEPITDARLIGSGPNVPDTGEPESATVPVRLADPGVAELLRPGVRVDVVTLDAAEQDRRVLASKAAVVTVSTPPEGPQRIGGGTSKGPLVLIAVPVEIATQVAAASLGRPVTVTLR; via the coding sequence ATGGACCTGTCCGAACTGCCCCGCTCGGCGATGGCGTGGTGGCAGCGCCGCTGGCCGCGGATCCGCGGCCGCCCGCTGCTGCTGTTCCGCCGCGGGCTCGCCGTGGCACTGCTGCTGGCCTCCGCGTTCGTCGCCGTGCTGCCGGCGTCGGCGGGAGACGACCCCGGTCTTCCCGCGCTGGTCAGCAGCCGCGATCTGCCGGCCGGTCGCACCCTGACCGCCGAGGACCTCCGGGTGGTCTCCATGCCGGCTCCGTTGCGACCGGAAGGCGCCTTCACCGAACCGGCGGCGGTGCTCGGCCGGTTGCTCACCGGCGCCGCTCGTACCGGTGAACCGATCACCGACGCGCGGCTGATCGGGAGCGGTCCGAACGTCCCCGATACGGGTGAACCTGAGTCGGCCACGGTGCCGGTCCGGCTGGCCGACCCCGGCGTCGCCGAACTGCTCCGTCCCGGTGTCCGGGTGGACGTGGTGACCTTGGACGCCGCCGAGCAAGACCGCCGTGTACTGGCGAGTAAGGCGGCGGTTGTGACTGTGAGCACTCCGCCCGAGGGTCCGCAGCGCATCGGCGGCGGCACCTCGAAAGGGCCGTTGGTGCTGATCGCGGTACCCGTGGAGATCGCCACCCAGGTCGCCGCCGCCTCGCTGGGAAGGCCGGTAACCGTTACCCTCCGCTAG
- a CDS encoding recombinase family protein, with translation MNNATSSSLYVENPLLNGAHPGTGRATVLYLRVSSTRQVGRDYDPEGISIPAQREACRRKAEQLGLTIVGEYVEPGRSALEMSKRTAFQRMLARIRHAGDVDHVIVYKLSRMARNRVDDALIMADLRQRGVSLISATESVDDTPVGQLMHGILATFNEYQSRESGADIAYKMGQKARNGGTIGRARLGYLNHIDRTDGRDIRTIMVDPERAPLVQLGFELFAIGNFTLDQLSQRLYERGLRTRPTARYPAQRVSISKLARMLRDRYYLGYVTYRGEEVLGRHKPLVDQFLFDRVQAVFDARTTSGERRRTHHHYLKGTLYCGHCHQAGVAGRMIIQHTITRRRDEYTYFFCRNRQQGNCPAPYVNVAIAEHAVERYYTTVSHQQVADAVARLATGDIASNELGQALPPVQIYRICNDDQRQQLNHAIFCRLYLADGRITNHEPRSAAP, from the coding sequence ATGAACAACGCGACCTCATCTTCGTTGTATGTGGAGAATCCGCTCCTGAACGGAGCACACCCGGGCACTGGTCGAGCAACGGTCCTCTACCTACGGGTGTCCTCGACCCGGCAAGTCGGGCGGGACTACGACCCGGAGGGCATCTCGATCCCGGCGCAGCGCGAGGCTTGCCGCCGCAAAGCCGAGCAACTCGGATTGACGATCGTGGGAGAGTACGTCGAACCTGGCCGGTCAGCACTGGAGATGTCCAAACGCACCGCGTTCCAGCGAATGCTGGCCCGGATCCGCCATGCTGGCGACGTCGACCATGTGATCGTCTACAAGCTGTCCCGAATGGCCCGCAACCGGGTCGATGACGCGCTCATCATGGCCGACCTACGACAGCGCGGCGTCAGCCTGATCTCGGCCACCGAGTCCGTCGACGACACACCAGTCGGCCAACTCATGCACGGCATCCTCGCCACGTTCAACGAGTACCAGTCTCGCGAGTCCGGCGCTGACATCGCCTACAAGATGGGACAGAAGGCTCGCAACGGCGGCACCATCGGCCGCGCCCGGCTCGGCTACCTCAACCACATCGACCGCACTGATGGCCGCGACATCCGCACCATCATGGTCGACCCAGAACGCGCACCATTGGTCCAACTCGGTTTTGAACTCTTTGCCATCGGCAACTTCACCCTCGACCAGCTGTCCCAGCGGCTCTACGAGCGCGGGCTACGCACCCGCCCCACCGCCCGGTACCCCGCACAGCGAGTGTCTATCAGCAAGCTCGCCCGGATGCTGCGCGATCGCTACTACCTCGGGTACGTCACCTACCGCGGCGAAGAAGTTCTCGGGCGCCACAAACCACTCGTCGACCAGTTCCTGTTCGACCGCGTCCAAGCCGTGTTCGACGCCCGCACTACATCCGGAGAGCGAAGGCGGACGCACCATCACTACCTCAAAGGCACCCTGTACTGCGGACACTGCCACCAAGCCGGCGTCGCTGGACGGATGATCATCCAGCACACCATCACCCGCCGTCGCGACGAGTACACCTACTTCTTCTGCCGCAACCGCCAGCAGGGCAACTGTCCAGCCCCATACGTCAACGTCGCCATCGCTGAACATGCCGTCGAGCGCTACTACACCACCGTCAGCCATCAGCAGGTCGCCGACGCGGTAGCCAGGCTCGCCACGGGCGATATCGCCAGCAACGAACTCGGCCAAGCCCTTCCTCCGGTCCAGATCTATCGGATCTGCAACGACGACCAGCGCCAGCAACTCAACCATGCGATCTTCTGCCGGCTCTACCTCGCCGACGGCCGCATCACCAACCATGAACCACGGTCAGCGGCACCCTGA